TTCGTCAGTTACAAGTGTATTTCGAATAAACATGTCGTCTGCACGGTTCGACTCCTCAGACCGAGCCAGCTGGTATTTCGGGCCGGTTTCGAGACAGGAGGCGCAGAATAGGCTACAGGGACAGAGACACGGGATGTTTTTAGTGCGAGATTCGTCCACTTGTCCTGGTGATTATGTACTTTCAGTGTCCGAAAACTCCAAAGTTTCGCACTATATCATCAACTCTTTGCCAAGCAAGAGATTCAAGATAGGCGATCAAGAGTTTGATAATCTACCCGGCCTTTTGGAGttctataaaatacattatttggaTACGACCACCCTGATAGAACCAGCACCAAGGTAAGagtttttttcatttacttttgaCATCGTCACATCATCCACCCCTCTTCTCAATAATGTTCTTTTCCCTCCCCTTCTCTTCTGTGGCAAGCCGTTTAAACATTCGAAGTAACCAGGATCTGTTTTTATTGACTCATTTTTGTCATCGTTACTTGCTAGACTATATTTTTAAGTTGCATTAGTTACCAGTTATTACTCATCTATTTTGTACGTTTTCTGTTGCAACAATACTCCAATACCCAGTAGTGTATTGTGTAAGTAACCTGTAATTGCAACGGAAACTAAATTTCAAATCTTTGCAAGTTGAAGCTTTTTGGATGTTTCTGGAAATGCTTTCAGTTTTACTTTTAATTTGACACTGGCATTTATATTTTAGCTAATAAGTAACACATTGCATGGTTTTATTGTGGTCTGACTACTGTGGTCTGCTAGTAAGGTTATTTTTGAGCtatcataataatttttttttcacaaagtggcaagtaaaaaaaagttgttaCAAGATAAATATTGCTAGTTACAACTAGTAAAACTGGAAAGACAGCAGtttgttactagcataattttcTTAGTGACTGTCCTCTAAAAATTTGACTCTACTAGTCcattaaaatcatgtttttttgtaTAGCCAATTCAATTATAAAGcagaattttttatattttgatgttGTAATTAAAACGTATTATCAGAGATAATTTGACAGAGATTCGGCTTAGTtatgattaaatattattttgctaaatattaCAACTTATGATtgtaatgaatgaatcatttggaAACTTTGTACATCTGTCAAAAATGGACGTCATCTGCAAGTCTTTATAAGTTGATAGTAATGTAAAAGTATTGATTAGTTTTGGCTTACTTGCTAGACAAAAAGTATCATTAgttggcaaaaatgcaatctcaataattattttccatattgacaatatgagcaattccatgcaaatgtcaaccttgctatgaattttttttatgttttttaccaaaatagctaaattctttttttgtgtgtgtgtgtgtgtgtgtgtgtgtgtgtgtgtgtgtgtgtgtgtgtaggcttgtattttactgGACTGAAAaatcaattatatttaatttatcaaAGTCGCACAAGTAGCAATTttacatccgtcacatccatagcagagagacgtcacatccataactaacttaactttttttttcaataaatacaaaaatgtaaaataaaatcaagattttttttgttctatagagagccaactctcaTCCTTTTAATTAGCATTATTTCATTTGAGTTTTGCTGttttaattcacataatttcttcaaagtatgctgtatactgtaacttgcagacttttttggtcatatccataacgcatgtttattttcctcatttaaagtatgaaaaatgtttacagattgatattttttagATCCCTTAACTTGGTGGTTAGTTGTTTTTGATtgttaaaatatacttttttctgtgaatttatgttttgagtttttgtaAATGTTATATCTATAATGCTGAAATTGCTCATATTTCGAtgcaagttgttaatgcttccagatgtAAAAGTGTATGccaacaatgactgaagtcacaaaaattagagggaccattaaatggcataatatATGTTTGGCCGATAAATTTTTGGTGGCCGAACATTGGGTGCATCTCCAATACCAACACACTTTTAGAtacccattgttgcacatttctgctgtgtaatTAGGTCAATATCAAGTAAAAAATTTCAGAGCTTATCATTGATATAAATTTTCGCGACTCGATATAATACAGTTTATCGGCCCAGAATTAATCATTAGCATAAATTGATTCACTAAGTGTAAGCTATAACTGTTAAAACTGCTTGCCATAGGTTTGGTGGCTGTTTAGTATTACTCTTACAATGAGAGTAATGAATTAAACATCTGTAGTTCCCCTCAATTTTGTTCTGGTTCTTTATAAAATGTTCTTTTTGAGATGTGCAGTAAAGAAAAATTAAGTTATTTCCCTTTAAGATAACAGGAAGTTACTCTGCATGTGAAAGTGCACATCGAGTAGatgattaaatattacaaaaggcCTCCACTAGCGAGAAGCTGATTAAAGTGTTTGCTTTTAGATGGGCTCTTAAATGCTGCTTTTCTAGTTTATAAGTCGATCCTAAATATGATTTGATTGTTGTTCTACAGGTACCCCAGTACTGCTCTGCCCAGTGGTCCTATTCAGCCATCTGGAGGACTGGGTGATGAGAACCAGGAGTATGTGCGGACTCTTTATGACTTCACTGGCAGCGATGCTGAAGACCTTCCTTTCAAGAAGGGTGAAATCCTAATAATTATGGACAAGCCTGAGGAGCAGTGGTGGAGTGCCAAGAACAAAGAAGGCCGAACAGGCATGATTCCTGTTCCCTATGTAGAAAAGCTTGTGAGATCTTCGCCTCATCCTGGTCAGTCCATCCATGGTTCACGGAATTCCAATAGCTATGGCATCCCTGAGCCATCACACGCCTATGCCCAGCCTCAGACTCCATCTCCCATTCCTCCTGGTACACCCGGCGCTGTCATCAACCCGCTACCTTCTGTGCAGAACGGGCCAGTGTTGGCGAAGGCGATCCAGAAACGAGTGCCATGCGCATATGACAAAACTGCTTTAGCACTGGAGGTAAGTGGCTAAATGATCGCTCCCATAAGCCAGTATTTGCATTTGACACCCACTCAGGTATTTGATTGATGAAAGGCAATATGTGCAACCTTATGTGCATTTAAATACatatcttcattttttttcttcctaaaAACCAAAGTTTATTCAGTCAGCATAGATTTCTACTGGCTTAAATGTTAGCTAATTTAAATGCTGGATGCAGTGCTGGCTGCCATAGACACTTAGGTTGGTTAGATTGAAATGGTGCAGCGGTTATACATTTAAAGGGATTTTACCTTTTGCTACATTTTGTCAGATGGTGCTGATTGCTTGGTAATGTGAAATGACCAATATTTTCTTTTGATGACACATTTGTCAGCTCAGTTCTATGTTTTGAAGGGACTTTCCTTAGATGTTTGAGCAAAAAATGACTTTGGTTGAATGCTAGAGAATTAAATAGTGATCATTCTTTTGCTGACTTACTGCATTTTCGAATTTGTGTTTTCACTTTGTGCATTACACTGGGGTTTAAGTTACTTTCACTTCTCATAGTTGGAAAATTACTTTGGCTGTGCATCTCTGCAAGAATTGTTTCAGCAAAGACATTAATCACATAGACCACTATTTCTTGGCTTGTTCACGGTCTAAAAAAGAAATTCCATACTTTAGTCATCCCATCTGGCAAGTTCCAGCACCCCTCTATCCGTTCCTACATGCAAAGCCTTGTCCATTTGTAGAAAACATTACATAACCTATGTCTTAGTCAGCCTGAGAAGGTGTCAGTGGATTTAGGTGTAGGTGCAAGAAAATGTTAAGAAACTCAAAGCTTAGGTTTGTCATTAAGCCCCATGTGTTTTTTCATTGGTTTACTGTTTTATATGAGAGCAGCTTGTATATGGAAATAAGGATTATGACGCACAGTTTGTTATGGCCTCAAGCTAAATGGTCTAATTTAGAGCAGCTATTTCAAGCGTTTTGACAAAATGAAGCATGTCAGTTACTGCATGTAATGTCAATTTCTTAATGTGTTCAAAGTTAATGCCTAGATATTTGTAAGAGTAGTATTTCTTTATtagtattttaatagatattaacCAGTACTGCTTTATGCATTCAAAGAATTTCCATGTCTTTGAAAATTTTTTTGTTCCTTTGGCTGTAATTTTTGGTGGGCAGGATATAATCTTTTCCTCAGGCTTttccttatttgttttttataggtTAGGGTTTGATGAAATGTCAAAGCTTTCAGCACGCCTTATAAGAAACCAGTATAATGTTTCTTTCATATAAAATGGTGCATGCTGTCCTCTGTTTACTTGATATTCTAAATTAAGACCCCATGATTTTTGCAGTATTGAAAAGATGGATGGCATCAAATAATCCAATAGTAATATTGACTATTTAATGAGGAAGATCATGGAATTTATTGTCATTTGGATTAATAAATCATAGTATCCCTATCAGTGTTAGGGTTAGTGCATTACAAGTAACGTGAGTTCCGCAATAATATTCCTTTTCTAAGTTCAAACTAAGGTaacacattataaaaaaaaaaaaaaaaaaaagcaataatatttgttactttttagtttaattaattggcttataaaaataaattgctgaattaaaaataGTCGCAATGAATcacgcagtcaatgagagaatttttatttttaaacaaattgaagAAAGGGAAAGGCGGATTGGCTTAA
The genomic region above belongs to Danio rerio strain Tuebingen ecotype United States chromosome 21, GRCz12tu, whole genome shotgun sequence and contains:
- the crkl gene encoding crk-like protein yields the protein MSSARFDSSDRASWYFGPVSRQEAQNRLQGQRHGMFLVRDSSTCPGDYVLSVSENSKVSHYIINSLPSKRFKIGDQEFDNLPGLLEFYKIHYLDTTTLIEPAPRYPSTALPSGPIQPSGGLGDENQEYVRTLYDFTGSDAEDLPFKKGEILIIMDKPEEQWWSAKNKEGRTGMIPVPYVEKLVRSSPHPGQSIHGSRNSNSYGIPEPSHAYAQPQTPSPIPPGTPGAVINPLPSVQNGPVLAKAIQKRVPCAYDKTALALEVGDIVKVTRMNISGQWEGEVNNRRGLFPFTHVKILDPQNPDESE